Proteins from one Silurus meridionalis isolate SWU-2019-XX chromosome 3, ASM1480568v1, whole genome shotgun sequence genomic window:
- the LOC124383206 gene encoding inhibitor of growth protein 1-like, with translation MLNPAANGDSVHVLSSYVAEYLEMVEALPLDLQRSVSLMREIDAKYQEILKELNDVYEKHKQEPDPAQRRRLLQHVQRSLIRTQELGDEKLQIAGQMVELVENRTRQFEWQVELFQACQSSPESTVSVGSTASPVVTAVNVPPLATPLMSLGKAGTERKREETPGSCDKASGKRSRRQKSGSENRDNSNYSLEHIEDTTNVVTPKEKKARLSSTSSSKKKKRSKAKEREASPTDLPIDPNEPTYCLCEQVSYGEMICCDNDKCPIEWFHFSCVDLHHKPKGKWYCPKCRGDNEKTMDKTLERAKKERAYSR, from the exons ATGCTGAACCCTGCTGCAAACGGAGACTCTGTGCATGTGCTCTCCAGCTATGTGGCGGAATACCTGGAGATGGTGGAGGCTCTACCTTTGGACCTCCAGAGATCTGTTTCTCTAATGAGGGAAATAGACGCCAAGTATCAAG AGATCCTGAAGGAGCTGAATGATGTTTACGAGAAGCACAAGCAGGAACCGGATCCCGCCCAGAGACGGCGTCTCCTCCAGCACGTCCAGCGCTCCCTGATCCGCACCCAAGAGCTGGGAGACGAGAAGCTCCAGATTGCGGGCCAGATGGTTGAGCTGGTGGAGAACCGCACTCGTCAGTTCGAGTGGCAGGTGGAGCTTTTCCAGGCTTGTCAGAGTTCTCCGGAGAGCACCGTGTCTGTCGGGAGCACGGCTTCCCCGGTCGTGACCGCCGTAAACGTGCCGCCGCTGGCCACGCCGCTCATGTCTCTGGGTAAAGCGGGGACGGAGAGAAAGCGTGAGGAGACACCAGGGTCATGCGATAAGGCGAGCGGGAAGCGATCACGGAGGCAGAAGAGCGGCTCGGAAAACCGGGACAACTCCAATTACAGTCTGGAGCACATCGAGGACACGACAAACGTCGTCACGCCGAAAGAAAAGAAGGCCAGGTTGTCCTCTACATCCTCgtcaaagaagaaaaagagatcCAAAGCCAAGGAGAGAGAAGCGTCTCCGACCGACCTTCCCATCGACCCCAACGAGCCCACGTACTGCCTGTGCGAGCAGGTTTCCTACGGAGAGATGATCTGCTGCGATAACGACAAGTGCCCCATCGAGTGGTTCCACTTCTCCTGCGTGGACCTACACCACAAGCCCAAGGGGAAGTGGTACTGCCCAAAGTGCAGAGGAGACAACGAGAAGACTATGGACAAAACCCTTGAGAGGGCTAAAAAGGAGAGAGCCTACAGTAGatag
- the LOC124383208 gene encoding ubiquitin-conjugating enzyme E2 A-like — MSTPARRRLMRDFKRLQEDPPAGVSGAPSENNIMVWNAVIFGPEGTPFEDGTFKLTVEFTEEYPNKPPTVRFISKMFHPNVYADGSICLDILQNRWSPTYDVSSILTSIQSLLDEPNPNSPANSQAAQLYQENKREYEKRVSAIVEQSWRDS, encoded by the exons ATGTCTACTCCTGCCAGACGGCGGCTCATGAGGGATTTCAAACG gctcCAGGAGGATCCTCCAGCTGGTGTGAGCGGAGCTCCATCCGAGAACAACATCATGGTGTGGAACGCCGTCATATTCGG CCCTGAGGGAACCCCTTTTGAAGACG ggaCGTTTAAGCTGACGGTGGAATTTACAGAAGAATATCCCAACAAACCTCCGACAGTGAGATTCATCTCCAAGATGTTCCACCCGAACG TGTACGCAGACGGAAGTATCTGCCTGGACATCCTTCAGAACCGCTGGAGTCCGACATACGACGTGTCCTCCATTCTGACCTCAATTCAG TCTCTACTCGACGAGCCGAACCCAAACAGTCCGGCCAACAGCCAGGCGGCTCAGCTGTACCAGGAGAACAAGCGTGAGTACGAGAAGAGGGTGTCGGCCATCGTGGAGCAGAGCTGGAGAGACAgctga